A section of the Malus sylvestris chromosome 17, drMalSylv7.2, whole genome shotgun sequence genome encodes:
- the LOC126610328 gene encoding uncharacterized protein At2g34160-like, with protein sequence MEDITEGVNNITVNASDSHKKNRIQVSNTKKPLFFYVNLAKRYMQQYNEVELSALGMAIATVVTIAEILKNNGLAVEKKIMTSTVDIKDDSRGRPVQKAKIEIVLGKSEDFDDLMAAAAEERLIAAAEEQS encoded by the exons ATGGAGGATATCACTGAAGGCGTGAACAATATCACCGTCAATGCCTCCGATTCGCACAAGAAGAACCGAATTCAGGTATCGAATACCAAGAAGCCACTCTTCTTCTATGTAAATCTTGCCAAG AGGTATATGCAACAGTACAATGAGGTGGAGCTCTCTGCTTTGGGAATGG CTATTGCCACAGTTGTCACAATCGCAGAAATTCTGAAAAACAATGGACTGGCTGTTGAGAAAA AAATCATGACATCGACTGTTGACATTAAGGATGATTCTAGGGGAAGACCAGTGCAAAAGGCCAAG ATTGAGATAGTACTTGGGAAGTCGGAAGACTTTGATGACTTGATGGCCGCTGCAGCTGAGGAGAGGTTGATTGCAGCTGCAGAGGAGCAAAGCTGA